A genomic segment from Gadus morhua chromosome 4, gadMor3.0, whole genome shotgun sequence encodes:
- the LOC115541702 gene encoding uncharacterized protein LOC115541702 — protein MLLKVKYQGTKKYIRLQSGFTYLEFINEDHSSPSSLTDTMSPSSSDNDLSSRRERGIPIDRNVSNFEVMNRSTTEASGSEAAKEMVENALLRKPGGEDVLEEYKSENTLTHSTRRHLVNILTSHMTEMHGRIVPRQQKEKYALGIITLFPSLKDPFSPKGYLNQDFLLLFGGETASKMLEKWDTAFKYKVIKEAKQLTQSKELCRLLNAAEKPTENDDTSNKISASDAVEKMVHFHKSCCSIDEHLRGRKGQQPYILAAGRTQNKIDNFYIVVDKQLIPCQATSSLGAFDELFKSHYVFNLSYEESLVQLYTFVQTTVYNIDVTTTDESPRIRELRAKLLN, from the exons ATGTTGCTGAAGGTGAAATACCAGGGTACCAAGAAGTACATCAGATTGCAGTCAGGCTTCACCTATTTGGAATTCATCAATGAAG ATCATTCATCACCATCTTCCCTCACGGATACCATGTCACCTTCTTCGAGTGATAATGACCTCTCCAGTCGAAGAGAACGGGGGATTCCCATAGACAGAAATGTATCCAACTTTGAAGTCATGAACAGAAGTACCACAGAGGCCTCAGGGTCAGAGGCAGCGAAAGAG ATGGTAGAAAATGCCTTGCTAAGGAAACCTGGAGGTGAGGATGTCCTGGAAGAGTACAAGTCAGAAAATACGTTGACGCACAGCACCCGGAGACACCTTGTTAACATTCTGACTAGCCATATGACTGAAATGCATGG GAGGATTGTTCCACGTCAGCAAAAAGAGAAGTATGCCCTGGGAATCATTACACTCTTTCCCTCGCTGAAGGATCCTTTTTCTCCAAAGGGATat CTGAATCAAGACTTCCTGCTGCTGTTTGGTGGTGAAACAGCATCCAAGATGCTTGAAAAGTGGGACACGGCATTCAAGTACAAGGTTATCAAAGAGGCCAAACAACTGACTCAGTCAAAAGAGCTGTGCCGACTTCTGAATGCTGCTGAGAAACCTACGGAGAATGATGACACTAGTAA CAAAATCAGTGCCAGTGATGCAGTGGAAAAAATGGTTCACTTTCACAAG TCGTGCTGCAGCATTGATGAACACCTGCGTGGGAGAAAGGGTCAACAACCGTACATCCTTGCTGCTGGTCGCACCCAGAACAAGATTGACAACTTCTATATTGTCGTTGACAAACAGCTCATCCCCTGCCAAGCCACCAGCTCCTTAGGTGCTTTTGATGAACTGTTCAAATCACACTACGTGTTCAACCTGTCATACGAGGAGTCCCTGGTCCAGCTCTACACATTTGTGCAGACAACAGTCTACAACATCGATGTCACAACAACAGATGAGTCTCCAAGAATCCGTGAGTTGCGGGCAAAACTCCTGAACTAG